One window from the genome of Garra rufa chromosome 1, GarRuf1.0, whole genome shotgun sequence encodes:
- the LOC141322609 gene encoding uncharacterized protein yields the protein MLLKKESEELNESKDNIQYEKHLDFITEVNFGSSQTEKTTHKIVQKTWFGSLFFICQQCGIIYNTKASFEIHMRIHTGEKPYACQQGGNSFSKKENLKAHERIHTGEKPFTCQQCGKSFVSKAVFQGHMRIHAGEKSYTCELCGNSFLRKGDLESHIKIHTGEKPFTCPQCGRGLTCKQTLNAHIRTHTGEKPYTCQQCGKSFVKKPDFQRHMRIHTGEKPYTCPECGKSFTHQGNLKVHIRIHTGEKPYTCQQCGNSFLRKGDLESHMKIHNGEKPFTCPQCGRSFKRKQDLNGHIRTHTGEKPYTCQQCGKSFSVKVNLEAHKKIHSGDKPHTCQECGKSFLKKTDCRRHMRIHTGEKPFTCQQCGKSFTHQGNLKVHRRIHTGEKPYTCQQCGKSFSVKVNLEAHKKIHSGDKPHTCQECGKSFVKKTDCRRHMRIHTGEKPFTCLQLQM from the coding sequence ATGCTTCTGAAAAAGGAGAGTGAAGAGCTGAATGAATCCAAAGACAACATTCAGTATGAGAAACATCTTGATTTCATAACTGAAGTGAACTTTGGTTCCTCACAGACTGAAAAGACTACACACAAAATAGTTCAAAAGACATGGTTTGGAAGTCTTTTTTTtatctgccaacaatgtggaattATTTACAATACAAAAGCAAGCTTTGAAATCCATATGAGGAtacacactggagaaaagccgtaCGCCTGCCAACAAGGTGGAAATAGTTTCTCTAAAAAAGAAAACCTTAAAGCACAcgagagaattcacactggagagaagcctttcacctgccaacaatgtggaaaaagtttcgttTCGAAAGCAGTCTTTCAaggacacatgagaattcatgcTGGAGAAAAGTCTTACACCTGCGAACTGTGTGGAAATAGTTTCCTACGAAAAGGAGACCTTGAAAGCCACataaaaattcacactggagagaagcccttcACATGCCCTCAATGTGGAAGGGGTTTAACATGCAAACAAACTCTTAATGCCCACATAAGaactcacacaggagagaagccttacacctgccaacaatgtggaaaaagtttcgttAAAAAACCAGACTTTCAAaggcacatgaggattcacacagGGGAGAAGCCTTATACCTgccctgagtgtggaaagagtttcactcatcaaggaaaccttaaagtgcacataagaattcacactggagagaaaccttatacctgccaacagtgtggaaatagtTTCCTTCGAAAAGGAGACCTTGAaagccacatgaaaattcacaatggagagaagcccttcacatgccctcagtgtggaaggagttttaAACGTAAACAAGATCTTAATGGCCACATAAGaactcacacaggagagaagccttacacctgccaacaatgtggaaaaagtttctctgTAAAAGTAAACCTTGAAGCCCACAAGAAAATCCACTCTGGTGACAAGCCTCACACCTGCCaagaatgtggaaaaagtttcttaaaaaaaacagactgtcgaaggcacatgagaattcacacaggggagaagccttttacctgtcaacagtgtggaaagagtttcactcatcaaggaaaccttaaagtacacaggagaattcacactggagagaagccttacacctgccaacaatgtggaaaaagtttctctgTAAAAGTAAACCTTGAAGCCCACAAGAAAATCCACTCTGGTGACAAGCCTCACACCTGCCaagaatgtggaaaaagtttcgtaaaaaaaacagactgtcgaaggcacatgagaattcacacaggagagaagccttttacctgcttACAGTTACAGATGTAA